A region from the Paraburkholderia youngii genome encodes:
- a CDS encoding GMC family oxidoreductase — METYDYIIIGAGSAGCPIARGLSDNPDNKVLLLEAGPPADRFWVNTPAGMAKLYFHKDLNWNYFTDPMPALRNRKMYWPRGKTLGGSSSINGMIFIRGHRSDFDSWRDLGNPGWGYDDVLPYFKRMEHNERGADEYRGATGPLWVSDPVKKMASSHDFIESAERVGIPRTDDFNGAVHDGVGFMQHTIRDGKRYSAYTAFVEPVRNRQNLTVLTGCAVQRIVLEGNVATGVEVLCNGEIRTFVAAREIILSAGSLNSPQVLMLSGIGPGEELQRHGIRTRVESPGVGLNLQDHFYVHGSYKSTPDSSYNTELAGLRKYLEGARYLLTHKGYLALGSSQVGAFVKSRADEPYADLQISFRPMTFTYHPGGECEVDNEPGMGVSVYLLRPRAAGTVTLRSANPADSAVFKPNFLTNEDDNRAMIFGVKKIREIMSAQPMASRVIEEQIPGPAVKTDEQILYWMEMTGNSAHHQGGTCKMGRDRLAVVDERLRVRGVERLRVADASIMPHLTSGNTNAPSIMIGVKAADMVLQDATPRRLIKDTVAA; from the coding sequence ATGGAAACCTACGACTACATCATCATTGGCGCCGGCTCGGCCGGTTGTCCTATCGCTCGCGGTCTCAGCGACAACCCCGATAACAAGGTCCTGCTCCTCGAAGCCGGCCCGCCCGCTGACCGATTTTGGGTCAATACTCCTGCTGGCATGGCAAAGCTGTACTTCCACAAGGACTTGAACTGGAACTACTTCACGGACCCGATGCCCGCACTTCGCAACAGAAAGATGTATTGGCCTCGTGGTAAGACGTTGGGCGGTTCGAGCTCGATCAACGGAATGATTTTTATCCGTGGACACAGGAGCGACTTCGACAGCTGGAGAGACCTTGGCAATCCGGGCTGGGGTTACGACGACGTGCTTCCATACTTCAAGAGGATGGAACACAACGAGCGCGGTGCAGACGAATATCGCGGCGCGACTGGACCGCTGTGGGTCAGCGATCCCGTAAAGAAGATGGCAAGTTCTCACGACTTCATTGAGTCGGCGGAGCGTGTGGGTATCCCTCGTACCGACGATTTCAATGGTGCAGTGCATGATGGTGTTGGCTTCATGCAGCATACCATTCGAGACGGGAAGCGTTATTCCGCGTACACGGCGTTCGTTGAGCCGGTACGCAATCGACAGAACCTTACTGTTCTCACTGGCTGTGCCGTTCAGCGCATCGTGTTGGAAGGCAATGTTGCTACCGGGGTCGAGGTCCTCTGCAACGGGGAAATAAGGACGTTTGTCGCAGCGAGAGAAATAATTTTGTCGGCGGGTTCGCTCAATTCGCCTCAGGTGCTCATGCTGTCGGGCATTGGGCCCGGCGAGGAGCTGCAGCGACATGGGATTCGTACCCGCGTGGAGTCTCCGGGCGTCGGGCTCAACCTGCAGGACCACTTTTACGTGCACGGAAGCTATAAATCCACACCAGACAGTTCCTACAACACAGAGCTCGCTGGTCTGAGAAAGTACCTTGAAGGCGCTCGTTATCTGCTGACACACAAAGGCTATCTGGCACTTGGCTCTTCGCAGGTGGGTGCGTTCGTAAAGAGTCGGGCTGACGAGCCCTACGCTGATTTGCAGATCAGCTTCAGGCCGATGACGTTCACGTACCACCCAGGTGGCGAGTGCGAAGTTGACAATGAGCCTGGTATGGGTGTCTCCGTCTACCTCCTGCGTCCACGTGCTGCTGGGACTGTGACACTGCGTTCAGCGAATCCCGCAGACTCCGCCGTATTTAAGCCCAACTTTCTGACGAATGAAGACGACAATCGGGCGATGATTTTCGGCGTGAAGAAGATTCGGGAAATTATGTCAGCGCAGCCGATGGCATCGCGTGTCATTGAAGAGCAGATTCCGGGCCCCGCTGTGAAGACAGATGAGCAGATTCTCTACTGGATGGAGATGACGGGTAACTCTGCCCACCATCAGGGCGGTACTTGCAAGATGGGGCGTGACCGTCTCGCGGTAGTAGACGAGCGTTTGCGCGTACGCGGAGTCGAGCGTCTTCGCGTGGCGGACGCATCGATCATGCCGCATCTCACTTCCGGGAATACCAATGCCCCTTCAATCATGATTGGCGTAAAGGCGGCAGACATGGTCTTGCAGGACGCTACCCCACGGCGACTTATCAAAGACACGGTTGCCGCTTGA
- a CDS encoding sugar ABC transporter substrate-binding protein: protein MGKFRKRVLGIAAAALLFSSVGAAQAKEITVGYVAAGLQYPFNVAVAKGFEDAAKAAGVKAIVLDPKTSVERQANAIDDLVSQKVDGIAFLPLDGVVAQGWADRVSAHGIPLVSVATELGDPQKRPIKEVYPKLAALVASDEIHTGFNAGEIAAELLPKGRVANIAIVEGAPGYPQVWQRTKGFKDGLDKAGVKYRIVASQPTDWTAEKGEAVCQNILTAHPDVDLFYSQADDMVIGCARAVHAAGSKAKLVGWGGSRLGIAAIKAGEVDGTVCVAPEEMGQQAFKALYAVVKNPDIQKAKFIEIPTPGVTKENISSCIPQW, encoded by the coding sequence ATGGGCAAGTTTCGAAAGCGTGTTCTCGGCATTGCGGCAGCAGCCCTGTTGTTTTCGTCAGTGGGCGCGGCACAGGCGAAGGAAATCACGGTCGGTTACGTCGCTGCAGGTCTGCAGTATCCGTTCAATGTTGCCGTCGCGAAGGGGTTCGAGGACGCTGCCAAAGCGGCTGGTGTGAAAGCAATTGTCCTGGATCCGAAGACCAGCGTCGAAAGACAAGCCAACGCTATTGACGACCTTGTTTCGCAGAAGGTCGATGGTATCGCCTTTCTCCCGCTAGATGGCGTCGTCGCGCAAGGCTGGGCGGACCGTGTATCTGCCCATGGGATTCCTCTGGTCTCGGTTGCCACCGAGCTGGGCGACCCTCAGAAGCGACCCATCAAGGAGGTATATCCGAAGCTCGCAGCCCTTGTCGCGAGTGATGAGATTCACACCGGATTTAATGCCGGCGAGATTGCAGCGGAGTTGCTTCCGAAAGGTCGCGTAGCCAACATCGCCATCGTGGAGGGTGCACCGGGGTATCCGCAAGTCTGGCAGCGCACCAAGGGCTTCAAGGACGGTCTTGACAAGGCGGGAGTCAAGTATCGGATCGTAGCGTCGCAACCCACAGACTGGACGGCAGAGAAAGGCGAGGCGGTTTGTCAAAACATCCTGACTGCTCATCCAGACGTCGACCTTTTCTACAGCCAGGCCGATGACATGGTTATCGGTTGTGCGCGCGCCGTACATGCGGCTGGTTCAAAAGCAAAACTCGTCGGGTGGGGCGGTTCACGCCTTGGAATTGCTGCAATCAAGGCCGGAGAAGTTGACGGCACAGTGTGCGTAGCACCGGAGGAAATGGGGCAACAAGCGTTCAAGGCGCTGTACGCGGTTGTGAAAAACCCCGACATCCAAAAGGCCAAGTTCATCGAAATCCCGACGCCAGGTGTGACGAAAGAAAATATTTCGAGTTGTATTCCCCAATGGTAA
- a CDS encoding putative quinol monooxygenase has product MAEVSAVAISVAKPGCEEKLADALEGLLAPTHQEQGMLQYEMYRDMREPRCFVFIERWESEETFDNHCSSPHVSAYLKKVDGWVESNKIHVLRKGK; this is encoded by the coding sequence ATGGCCGAGGTATCCGCGGTTGCCATTTCAGTGGCAAAGCCTGGATGTGAGGAGAAGTTGGCGGACGCTCTTGAAGGGCTGCTAGCCCCAACGCACCAAGAGCAGGGGATGCTTCAATATGAGATGTATCGCGATATGCGGGAGCCCCGTTGCTTCGTTTTCATCGAGCGGTGGGAGAGCGAAGAGACCTTCGATAACCATTGTAGTTCGCCCCACGTGTCAGCATATCTGAAGAAAGTAGATGGTTGGGTCGAGAGCAACAAGATCCATGTCCTGAGGAAAGGGAAGTAG
- a CDS encoding SMP-30/gluconolactonase/LRE family protein, with protein sequence MKEHQATLVAEGFVFLEAPRWRDSRLWVSDVFGSKLYTVLEDGTRSVVCEVPGRPAGIGFLPDNTPIVVSCADKKLMRVSEGMLSVYADLANIAAGDLNDLVIDEIGRVYVGNFGYDLFGGAPIEPTEMHVVHPDGSVRVAATGLEFPNGAVIMDEGRTLVVAETWCGKLTAYDRDQNGELSNRRLFADLGHRQPDGICADERGGIWVGCYNTGEFIRVLEGGEITDRIKFEGNAVSCAIGGESGTTLYCCVYLGTDEQLRAREPRSAIYKAELSA encoded by the coding sequence ATGAAAGAGCATCAGGCGACGCTTGTGGCTGAGGGCTTCGTCTTCCTCGAGGCGCCACGGTGGCGAGATAGTCGTCTTTGGGTATCAGACGTCTTTGGTTCGAAACTGTATACCGTGCTTGAGGATGGTACACGTAGCGTGGTCTGCGAGGTCCCGGGACGCCCAGCGGGAATCGGCTTCTTGCCGGATAACACCCCTATCGTTGTGTCGTGCGCCGACAAAAAGCTGATGCGCGTTTCCGAAGGCATGCTGTCAGTCTACGCAGACCTGGCGAACATAGCAGCGGGCGACCTCAACGATTTGGTCATTGATGAAATCGGTCGCGTCTACGTCGGTAACTTCGGCTACGACCTCTTCGGCGGCGCGCCGATAGAGCCCACCGAGATGCACGTCGTTCACCCCGACGGCTCGGTTCGTGTGGCGGCCACCGGACTCGAGTTTCCCAACGGGGCGGTGATCATGGACGAGGGACGCACGCTCGTCGTAGCCGAAACGTGGTGTGGAAAGCTCACCGCGTACGACCGCGACCAAAACGGCGAACTATCTAACCGACGACTATTCGCGGACTTGGGGCACCGGCAACCCGATGGAATCTGCGCAGACGAGCGCGGCGGCATCTGGGTCGGTTGCTATAACACGGGCGAGTTCATCCGCGTTCTTGAAGGCGGCGAAATCACTGATCGCATCAAGTTTGAAGGTAACGCGGTTTCGTGCGCAATCGGCGGCGAAAGTGGAACCACACTCTATTGCTGTGTGTACCTCGGTACCGACGAACAGTTGCGAGCTCGGGAGCCTCGCAGCGCGATTTATAAGGCAGAGCTATCCGCTTAG
- a CDS encoding NAD-dependent succinate-semialdehyde dehydrogenase, with protein sequence MSTTSQQTADSEARREYPRIGLYIDGEWIYDRQTATEVRNPSTEEILGPVPKATPDDLARALKAASRGFLAWRDTPPQQRVKVIQKATALMRERLHSIATAITLENGKLYSDAYAEADRSLNFFEWNAAQSLRDYGLIVPGEAQMQKFILRQPIGPVAAFTPWNVPISSAARKVSAALSAGCSVILKAAEETPGAACLVVKAFEDAGLPAGVLNLVFGNPAEISSTLIASPVIRLVTFTGSVQVGKHLTQQAAAAMKPVLMELGGHAPVLVCEGVDGAAVGRLAARGKTNASGQICASPSRFIVHRSVYQDFVSAFAETVNSVQVGDGFRKDVQMGPVASARRLAAMQSLVDDARKRGARIAAGGNRIGNIGYFFEPTVLADVPFDADAMTTEPFGPLCACVSVNDLGEAITLANSLSVGLAAYAFTNSLQDAERISRELDCGVLSINHFGTPDADTPFGGVKDSGVGREGGPSTLDAYMVTKTVLQKTSRV encoded by the coding sequence ATGTCAACCACAAGCCAGCAAACTGCCGATAGCGAAGCGCGGCGCGAATACCCGCGCATCGGTTTATACATCGACGGCGAGTGGATCTACGACCGACAGACGGCGACCGAGGTCAGAAACCCGAGTACGGAAGAAATCCTGGGCCCTGTACCGAAGGCTACTCCAGACGATCTTGCACGTGCCTTGAAAGCAGCTTCGCGCGGATTTCTCGCATGGCGCGACACTCCTCCGCAGCAACGGGTGAAGGTAATACAGAAGGCCACGGCGCTGATGAGGGAGCGACTCCATTCAATCGCAACCGCGATCACGCTTGAGAATGGCAAGTTGTATTCCGATGCCTATGCCGAAGCCGACCGGTCCCTCAACTTCTTCGAGTGGAACGCGGCGCAATCACTACGTGACTACGGATTGATCGTTCCCGGCGAGGCGCAGATGCAGAAGTTCATTCTGCGTCAACCGATCGGTCCTGTCGCAGCATTTACTCCGTGGAACGTACCTATCAGTTCTGCTGCGCGAAAAGTGAGTGCGGCCTTGTCGGCCGGTTGCTCGGTGATCTTGAAAGCTGCGGAGGAGACTCCTGGAGCCGCGTGTCTCGTTGTCAAGGCTTTCGAAGACGCAGGGCTGCCTGCGGGAGTCTTGAATCTCGTATTCGGAAATCCTGCGGAGATCTCGTCGACGCTTATCGCCTCGCCCGTAATCAGGCTGGTGACGTTTACTGGCTCTGTGCAAGTCGGCAAACATCTGACCCAACAGGCTGCGGCCGCCATGAAACCCGTGTTGATGGAGTTAGGTGGTCATGCACCTGTGCTTGTCTGCGAAGGTGTTGACGGTGCAGCAGTTGGGCGCCTCGCAGCACGAGGAAAGACAAACGCTAGCGGACAAATCTGCGCGTCTCCATCGCGATTTATCGTTCACCGCAGCGTGTATCAAGACTTCGTGTCGGCATTCGCTGAGACAGTGAATAGCGTTCAGGTCGGAGATGGGTTCCGCAAGGACGTGCAGATGGGTCCCGTTGCCAGCGCTCGCCGACTGGCGGCAATGCAGTCACTCGTGGATGACGCTAGGAAGCGAGGTGCGCGGATCGCGGCCGGGGGCAATCGTATCGGAAACATCGGCTACTTCTTCGAACCAACCGTGCTCGCGGATGTTCCGTTCGATGCAGACGCCATGACGACAGAGCCGTTTGGTCCGCTGTGCGCCTGCGTATCCGTCAATGACCTCGGCGAAGCCATTACGTTGGCAAACAGCCTCTCCGTCGGCTTGGCAGCGTATGCATTCACCAACTCGTTGCAAGACGCTGAGCGCATCAGCCGAGAGCTCGACTGCGGGGTGTTGTCAATCAACCATTTTGGCACGCCAGACGCAGATACACCTTTTGGAGGGGTGAAGGACAGCGGTGTCGGTCGTGAGGGCGGTCCGTCGACGCTGGACGCTTACATGGTCACCAAGACAGTTTTGCAAAAGACCTCGCGAGTTTGA
- a CDS encoding SDR family oxidoreductase, with the protein MTTHRKWNYEGKVAFVTGAANGIGQTTALAFAQEGADVVVVDLSEDGAKATARMIEEQGGRALAVRCDVSNPEDVQVALAATIEKFGRLDFAFNNAGIEQPLAYTADVSVETFERNLRVNLGGVFYCMKHQIPLMLKNGGGAIVNTSSGAGVVGIRGQGAYCAAKHGVIGLTKSAALEYAKDGVRINAVCPGIIDTPMIGRFTQGTEENRKRMIAQEPIGRLGRPEEIANTVLWLCSDVAGFAIGHAVVVDGGQTAGL; encoded by the coding sequence ATGACGACTCATCGCAAGTGGAATTATGAGGGGAAGGTCGCTTTTGTCACGGGTGCTGCAAACGGCATCGGGCAAACTACTGCGTTGGCCTTTGCCCAAGAGGGCGCAGACGTTGTCGTGGTCGACCTTTCGGAAGATGGTGCCAAGGCGACTGCGCGGATGATCGAGGAGCAAGGCGGTCGCGCCCTTGCCGTGCGATGCGACGTCTCGAATCCTGAAGACGTGCAGGTTGCACTCGCGGCTACCATCGAGAAGTTTGGTCGACTGGATTTCGCATTCAACAATGCCGGCATCGAGCAACCGCTCGCATACACTGCCGACGTCAGCGTTGAAACGTTTGAGCGAAATCTTCGCGTCAACCTCGGAGGCGTCTTCTATTGCATGAAGCACCAGATTCCGCTCATGCTCAAAAACGGCGGCGGTGCAATCGTGAACACTTCCTCCGGTGCTGGGGTTGTCGGCATTCGAGGTCAAGGCGCATACTGCGCCGCCAAGCACGGCGTCATTGGCCTCACGAAGTCTGCAGCTCTTGAATACGCGAAGGACGGCGTGCGCATCAACGCCGTATGCCCGGGCATCATCGATACGCCGATGATCGGCCGATTTACCCAAGGGACCGAAGAGAACCGCAAGCGAATGATTGCACAGGAGCCGATCGGTCGCTTGGGCCGGCCCGAAGAGATTGCCAACACCGTTCTCTGGCTATGCTCTGACGTTGCCGGATTCGCAATCGGTCACGCCGTGGTGGTCGACGGTGGACAAACCGCTGGCCTCTGA